The proteins below come from a single Mya arenaria isolate MELC-2E11 chromosome 6, ASM2691426v1 genomic window:
- the LOC128238984 gene encoding uncharacterized protein LOC128238984, translating to MVFRASAGNGQTVYEAWTKGTGTSTTKPLDMARSYTTHFREANLDHSWTSLKIKHVKFALYKDNIETAYIVFNGVGSTITSWFDKTKILESSWSDLTPSATFNFFSVIGTDDGRVLRRFFINQKYAGCAGDVGHFAVVEEKGVCAMDKHVRYPQFVYSDMNSADVWERSQFERADYLAIYVHV from the exons ATGGTGTTCCGTGCCTCTGCAGGGAACGGACAGACTGTGTACGAGGCATGGACAAAAG GGACAGGCACATCTACAACGAAACCATTGGACATGGCCAGATCCTACACTACCCATTTCCGGGAAGCAAATCTTGATCATAGCTGGACATCTTTAAAGATCAAGCACGTGAAATTTGCACTTTACAAAGACAACATTGAGACGGCGTACATTGTTTTTAACGGCGTCGGTAGCACGATTACGAGCTGGTTTGATAAGACCAAAATCCTGGAATCCTCCTGGTCTGATCTCACACCGTCCGCTACATTCAATTTCTTCTCGGTCATTGGTACGGACGACGGCCGGGTGCTGCGGAGGTTCTTTATCAATCAGAAGTATGCTGGGTGTGCTGGCGACGTTGGCCACTTTGCCGTAGTTGAGGAGAAAGGGGTTTGTGCGATGGACAAACACGTCCGTTACCCACAGTTCGTCTACTCTGACATGAACTCTGCTGATGTTTGGGAGAGAAGTCAGTTCGAGCGCGCCGATTATCTGGCTATCTACGTTCACGTATAA